The region AACGCCTCCGAGCCGGAAAACGAGGCGAACTTTCAGTCGTTTTACAAGAATCCGGTAATTGCCACGGAACTGAAACTGGTCTTCAATCAAGACATTGTACCCATAGACGGTTCTGCGGCCAACAACCGCACCGACCTCATGAACATTCTGCTCAAATACCCTGGCCAACCTTTGAGCGCTACCAATTGCGGGGTTCCATGCGCGGAACTGTTGCGGCTTGACTTGCGCGTACCGCCGACTGCACCGGAGACCCAGAGCCGTCTCGGCTCCGCGTTGAGCGCGGATAAGGCGGGCTGGCCGAACGGACGGCGGCCCAATGACGACGTCACAGATATTGCAATCCGCGTGGTTGGGGGCAAGAACTACATCGCCGCGCATATCGGCGATGGCGTCAACTTCCTTGCCGGCGCTCCCGGAGTTGTTGGCACCGATATAACCGCGAATGGCATAGCCAAGATCTTTCCATTCCTGCCTACCCCCTACGACGGCAAGAACCGCCGACATGTCGATTGCGGCGAGACCGGACCCGGTGGTAAATCCTGCGGGCCGCTCGTGCCTTGAACCGGTGCTTCAGGCGCGGTCTACGTAACGTGAAGCGTGGATCGCGCCTCGGCACGGAGGCAATTGAACAACAATTCCATATTTGGCTTCGAAAATTAGCGCGGGCGGGATGCGGCGTTTCGTTTTCATCTTGGCACTGATGCCATGGGCCACAACCGCCCAAGCCCATAAGCCTAGCGACAGTTACACTGCGCTTTCCGTACAGGATGAACGCGTGAACGGGCAATGGGACATTGCGCTGCGCGACCTCGACTTTGCCATTGGGCTCGACGCCGACGGCAACGGCGAGATCACCTGGGACGAAGTCAAGGCCAAGCGCAGTGAGATCATTGCTTACGCCATGGCAAGACTGGCGATCGACGCCGACGAAGCGAATTGTCCCATCACCAACACCGGGGAATTGATCGACAATCACAGCGATGGAGCTTACGCGGTTCTGCGCTTCGCTGCGAAATGCCCGCACAAAGCCAAAGATTTGTGGGTGACGTATCGCCTGTTCTTCGACATCGACCCGCAGCACAAAGGCCTTCTGCGCTTAGAGAAGGACGGCAAGACGCGCACAGCAATTTTCGGCCCAGATACCGCCCGGCAAATGTTCAGCTTAGACAATCACAACACTTGGCGACAATTTCGCGACTATCTTGCGGCTGGCGTCGAGCACATTTGGACGGGATACGACCACATTCTGTTCCTGCTTTCGCTACTGTTGCCGGCTGTCATCGTGTCTGACATCAAGAGATCGAAGACACCGAGCCAAGGATTTCGCGCCGCCTTCCTCGACGTCTTGAAGATCGTGACCGCATTCACGCTCGCGCATTCGATGACGCTCGCTCTTGCGACACTTCGAATCGTGAGCATTCCGGCGCGTATAACTGAATCCGCGATTGCATTGTCAGTGGTGCTCGCGGCCCTCAATAATCTCTATCCCGTCGTTTACGGCAGGCGCTGGACGGTGGCCTTCGGCTTCGGCCTCATCCATGGCTTTGGTTTTGCAAGTGTCCTCACGGATCTTTTGCTCCCCGAAGGGCCCTAGCACTGGCCCTCGCAGGCTTCAACCTGGGTGTGGAAGTTGGGCAGATCGCGATTGTTGTAGCATTCCTACCGCTCGCCTATTTGATGCGTCACACTTGGCTTTACCGGCGTTTCGTCTTTGTGGGAGGCTCCGGAACCATTGTTATCATCGCGGCGCTTTGGTTTCTCGAGCGATCCTTGGATCTTCGATTCCTCCCTATCCACTAATGATATGTGGTGTTGTACTGTTAATAAGTTACCTTGTTAAGCTGATTAACAGAACACAATCGCCGTTTATATCGCCAATTTTTTGGAGAGAGAGCCGCACTTCTTCGGAAGCGCGTAGGAGTGAAATCTGAAGAAAACGTACACTAAATTCTTGAGCGCAAATTCCAACAATGGCTGCTTTGGGTCAAACCCGGACCGCTGGATCAAATCAAATGACGTCCGCTTCTGCGTGCTGATGGATCCAGAACTGACCGACTGCTCTCGGACCAGCCACGCCATAGACAGAATGACCGCTTTCCGAGTTGCAAGCTCGCAAGCGGAGAGGCAGAAAGCCACCCATCCTAGCCGTCTATGCCTCCCAGCCGGATGTCCGCTTCGGATCAGCGGTGCCGTTGGACCGAACGGCAGAGATGGGCGCTCTGAAGTCGGCACCCTAACTTCGTGAACGACTGCTTGTAAGAATCGGAATCTAGTCTTGGAACGACCAGGTTGGGTCGAGCCGACGAAGGCGCTCATCGAGCGCGCGGCGCAGCTCGAGCGGCGCAAGCTGACGGACTTCTGTATGACTGCGCTCACCGGCGCCGCGCGCCGGACTATCGCGGGGCATGAGACAATTGTCTTGTCCGAGCGGGACCGTGCCACCTTCTTCCACACGCTCGTCAATCCGCCTACGCCGAGCGAGCGGCTTCAACGTGCGTTCGCGCAGCACAAGCGGCGAGTCGTGCGGTGAATGGCGCGGAACACATCGGCGGAGCTTCGGATCGTGCTGCTCAACGACGGCCACGATCGGAGCGGGTTCACCTGCGGGGTCGAAAGCCTGGATCGCTACCTCAAGACCCAGGCAGGCCAGGATGTCCACCGGAAGGTGAACGCCGTCTTTGTGCTAAGCCTGGAGGCCGTGCCCGCGCGCGTGCTCGGCTACTATACTCTTTGCGCGATGGCGATCTCCCAGGGCAAGGTGCCGTAGGCCGCGCGGAAGCACGTCCCGCGCTATCCGCTAGTCAGCGCGACTTTGATTGGTCGGCTGGCGGTCGCCAAGGACCGGCAGGGAGAGCGTCTCGGTTCTATCCTGCTGGCGGACGCACTGCAACGCGCGTTCGAAAGCGCGGATACGGTGGGCTCGTCGATGGTGATCGTCGACGCGCTGGTCGAAGCGGCGACGGGTTTCTACAAGGCGCATGGCTTCGTGCGATTGCTGGACTCGCTCCGGCTTGTGCTGCCAATGCGCTTGGCCGGCGGGAGGTCTGAGCGATGAGGTTGGGATCCGCCTCACGATCCTCACCGGGGAAGCATTCGGGCAAGCAAAATGGGCCCCGCCTCGGCGTCAGGGGAAGCACGGACGCATCCAAAGCAAGTCTTCACCGTGGCCTGCGGCAGCTCCCGTTGCGACCTGTCGTGCGGGCGGAAAGCCGTGGTTTCGGGACGCTGCCCATGCCGAACGCAGCCGTTAGCACGCTGCTTTTCGCTCCCCCCTGCTTCCCCGGTTCTTGGGCGGGGTTCGGGGAAGAAAAAAACGGCCACGACGGACCGTTCTAAGTATCTAATTTTATTGATGAAATTTGGAGCGGGCGAAGGGATTCGAACCCTCGACCCCAACCTTGGCAAGGTTGTGCTCTACCCCTGAGCTACACCCGCATCCGTGCCTTCCCCGGCAGGGTGAGCCGGCGGCTCGCCTATATGCCGCAAACCTTTCCTGAATGCAACAAATTGGTGGAAAGCGGTCATAACCCCTCATGGCCGGCCCCGGGCTAGGGGCGGTTAAAAGCGCGGCAAGTCATGACCGCCGTCAATATGGCGTGCCTTTGCCGCGTTCCGCCCGCAAGGCCCGCGCATACCACTCGAGTTCGCTCAAAAAGCGTACTGTGGGGAGCGCCGTGGCCGGGTCATGCGGAACGCCCTCTTCGGAGGAGGCGCTGCCAATACGGGCAAAGGGCAGGATGGAAGGAATGCTCGGCATCCCGAGTTCGCTCAGGGTCATCCGCAGCTGCATGGCGGCGCGGACGCCGCCAAAACCGCCGGCGGAATAGCAGACGATCGCCGATGGCCTCCAAAAATACTCCTCCAAAAAATGGTCGAGCAAATTTTTAAGCGCCGGTGGAATGCCGTGATTATATTCGCCGCTCACGATCACGAAGCCGTCGGCCTTCTTGTAAAAATCCGCAAGTTCGTCGAGAGGCGCCGGCGCGTCGCCTTTGTATTCCTTATACATGCGGTCGAGCAGCGGCAGCCGGTAAATCACCGGCTCGATCAGTGCCGTCGTGTGGCCCCGGCTCCGGATCTGAGAGTCGATATACCGGGTAACCTTGATGCCTTGCCGCGCCGTCCTGACCGAGCCGTAAATAATTACGAAATTCATTGGCTTGAACCCTCCAAGGGTGACGCGCGGTGAACGTTATCTCCGGCGCCTCATGTTGCACTGGGGATGTCGCTCTCGCGGATTTGGCGCAGATGGAATAAAACTATAGGAATTGCACGGCCGTAGATTGTCGAATTCGTCGATGCGGAAGCAACCTGGCGGGGCGTCGCCGCGCATAAGCGAAACTTGGCTGTCATAACAATGCAATAAGGTGGGCGTGGCTGTCCATTACACGGCTGCGCCGGCCATAGCTGGGATACCCGGCACGATATAGATCAAGCGGTGCAGCTGACCAATATTAGGCAATCTTACAGGAGAGCCATGATGCTCGATCGTTCGCAAGAATCAGTCTCCGCGAGAGATGCGCTGGCAGCGAAAGCGGAAAAAGGCTTTACCGGCTTCGATCGGCGCTTTCATTCAGCCATCGCACGCTTGACCGGGGGGCTTTCGCCGCTTGCGCTGAGGCAGGCCTATACGGATTGGGCCGAGCATCTTCTTATGTCCCCGGACAAGCAGGCCGCGCTTGTCCACGACGCGGC is a window of Methylocapsa sp. D3K7 DNA encoding:
- a CDS encoding HupE/UreJ family protein, whose translation is MRRFVFILALMPWATTAQAHKPSDSYTALSVQDERVNGQWDIALRDLDFAIGLDADGNGEITWDEVKAKRSEIIAYAMARLAIDADEANCPITNTGELIDNHSDGAYAVLRFAAKCPHKAKDLWVTYRLFFDIDPQHKGLLRLEKDGKTRTAIFGPDTARQMFSLDNHNTWRQFRDYLAAGVEHIWTGYDHILFLLSLLLPAVIVSDIKRSKTPSQGFRAAFLDVLKIVTAFTLAHSMTLALATLRIVSIPARITESAIALSVVLAALNNLYPVVYGRRWTVAFGFGLIHGFGFASVLTDLLLPEGP
- a CDS encoding DUF1778 domain-containing protein; the encoded protein is MERPGWVEPTKALIERAAQLERRKLTDFCMTALTGAARRTIAGHETIVLSERDRATFFHTLVNPPTPSERLQRAFAQHKRRVVR
- a CDS encoding GNAT family N-acetyltransferase produces the protein MIGRLAVAKDRQGERLGSILLADALQRAFESADTVGSSMVIVDALVEAATGFYKAHGFVRLLDSLRLVLPMRLAGGRSER
- a CDS encoding NADPH-dependent FMN reductase; this translates as MNFVIIYGSVRTARQGIKVTRYIDSQIRSRGHTTALIEPVIYRLPLLDRMYKEYKGDAPAPLDELADFYKKADGFVIVSGEYNHGIPPALKNLLDHFLEEYFWRPSAIVCYSAGGFGGVRAAMQLRMTLSELGMPSIPSILPFARIGSASSEEGVPHDPATALPTVRFLSELEWYARALRAERGKGTPY